GTCCGGAGTCCTGATGACGATTTTCATGATAATTCCTGGCTTTCTTCTTGGGGGAATCCTTGGAGTCGTGTTACGTGATACTCCTGTTCTTGGAGGATTTGTAGCAGCTTCTGCTCTTATATTTACAGTAGTCATCGTAGCTCATACCGCGATAACAGGCATTATCGGCTCTGTAGTCGGAGCTCTTCTGGCTGGTAGAAAAATGGTCTGAAACTCTTTTTTAAGTGTTAAATATCTGTATCTTTTGAATAGTAAAAATAGGGGTTGAAGAAAAGAATCTTTTCAAATCTTTTTCTTCAGAACAAAGTACTCTACAAGGATCATGAACAGGGGCAGGGAAATAGCAAGAAGTATTTTAGCTACTTTCATAGGGTCCTTTGTGATGCCGCCTTCTTTTTCCGCACTGCTGTCCAGGATTGCCTTTCCGCCGTCATCCCAGCCTCTCAGAGTTTCTTGTATTCCTTCTTCCGTTTCTACAGTTCCTTCTTCTCCCGTATATTCACTTATTGCAAAGCACGAGAAGGCGGTTGTTTTTGCCCTGAAATAAACATAATCTTCGTCTTCGCTGGTTTTTTCGGTGCTTAAAGGCTTCCATTTGCTGTCGTACCATAGAAGGGTTACATTGGATTCATTAACACTATTGTTTTCTATCCATTCCTTCTCAACTTTGAACCCCGTATAGGTATTCTGAAGTGAATCTTGACTTCCTGCTCCTTTATTCCCCAGCCAGATGTTTAATTGCCTGTATACCCTTCCTGGCGGCTGGTTTTGGACAAAAATGGATTTTTCCTTGAGAACTTCTACGGTTGCTGTCGTTTTCTTAAAATTCTTCTTCGGGTCAAACTCGATATACGTGATACATGTGACTTTTTGCACGAAATCATATTTGACATGATAGCCGCTCATGATGTTCCTTGTAGCAAGCTCTTTGACCTCTACATTCCTGGCTGGCTCTTTGGAAACGCCACTTCCCATTCCACTACTGCTACTGCCGCTGCCGCTGCTACTGCCGCTGCTACTGCCGCTGGAACCAGAGTTCCCTTCATTGCTGGAAGTAGTTTGTTTGGAGATACTTACGGTCCTGGTCAGTTCATTGTTCGTTTCGTCGTCTTCGCGTATGGTATTTTCGGAGTCTGCTACCAGTCTCACGTCTACGTTTCCTTCTACTTCAGGAGCCCAGTGAAAAATACCAGTTGTGGTTTCCCCTACTGCAATTTCAGGTATCGATACTTTTCCATCCTGAGTTCCATTTATCCCGTTTATATAATATTTTAGCTCGCTGCTTGCCGAGTCGCTGAGCCCGTTATTCTTTATTGATACTGTAAAAGTAATGTCGTCTCCTATCCTGGGGGCTGCCGGGTTTAAAGAAAGGGACTCTATTATAAGGTCCGGAAATATGGTTTTCACGTCTATAATTTTTGTGAATTCATTGTTATTTTCATTACTCTCATAAACATCTGTTCCGGAGTCAATAAGTACTCTTAATTCCATTTGTCCTTCTCTATCCGGGACCAGAGAAAATATAACATCTGTCTCTTCTCCTTCCGAAATAGCTGGAATCTGGATGTCATCTTGTGTGGGGGAGGTTCCATTAATATAATATTTTGCCTTCGTTTCCTCAGAGGGGACCGTGCCCTGGTTTTTTACTTTCATGGTGAGGTTCAGGGTCTTTCCTACTTCCCCTTCATCCGATTCAGGCACAATGTCTTCAATGATCAGGTCCGGAAGAAATTCTTCTGCTACTGTTACGGTGGCTGTTTTTTCGTTGTTCTCTTCGTTACTCTCAGCTAACAGGTTTTCTTCATCAACAACTGCCCTGATCTCTACAGTTCCCTGGGATGTCGGAATCCATGTATATGAGGTATAGCTGCTTTCTTTCCTGAATAACCTGGGTACATCCCATTCTTTAACAGAGCTTCCGTCAATGTAGAGAACCAGTTTCGTCGTTTCTGAAGCTGCTGCTGTCCCCTGGTTCTTTACACTTATCCGTATGCTCTGATGCTTGCCTGGTTCGGGGTTCTCAGGATAGTCAAGAATGTCTATTATCAGGTCCGGGGATTTGTTCTTTTTGAAAGTTATATGTCCCTCTGTTTTGATATTGTTATCCTCATTGCTTTCTTCCACCGAATCTTCTTCGTCCACCTCTGCACTTATTTCCACTGCACTTTCAGTTTCTGGGGTCCATAAATACGATATTTCTTCACTGTTTCCAGCTTCTATTTCGGGGACTGAGCTTTCTCCTATCTTATTCCCATTGCTGTAAAAAACCAGATTTGTTGCTCCTGAAGTTGCATCTCCCTGGTTTTTTACCATTGCTGAGATGGTTACCTCTGTCCCAACTTCTGGAGTTGTAGGGTTCCAGGATACCTCCTCAATCACCAGGTCAGGCAGTAAAAAAGTTGAATTTCCGTCATCTTCGGAAGGTATGTCCTCAGCTGCAACAACCACAACCGGCATAATCCCCGGAATTAACAGCGTTATTATCAACACATAGATCAAAGAATAAAAATAACTTACTTTCATTTTTATTAGCCTCCGCCCCACAAGTCTATGAACAGAAATTTCTGGTACATTAGTAACTTATGACAATATCTAATTCATCGAAATTAAGGTACATAAGTAGCTTATTGACAAGTAGCTATATAATTCGTCGAAATTAAGCTTCTAATTTTTACTCGGACTAAATTTTTCGGACAATTCCTGATCCCGAATATTTATACCTTTCCCGAAGGTTACTTTGTACAATACATTACTTCTCTTGCTTCATATTTAAGGCTCTACATTCTCTATTCTTTTTTCCTCCACTAACTTTGCCATCCGGAGGAATAACTGTTTCAAGCATTTTTTCCTGAGAGTTTTGCTCTCTGCCTGGTCCCTGCAGCATTAAGTAAAAAAACCTCTTCTATTGCTCAGGGTTCTCTCTGTCAAAGTAGTTCGAGTGCCAGCCTTCTTGAGGTTCTATTCTTTGTACTCTTGCAGAAACAAACCTGACATATTATCTATTTATCTATCTTTTTTTATTTTATTTTTCATAAATAATCGCCGGAAGATTTCCCTTGTGACTCGATTGTATCTACTTTATAATATATAAAAAAAGTGTCAAAATTTCATAGTGGATACCTTTTTATTTTTCATTACTCCAGCTGTTCCAGCTCATGAGTTGTACTCTAAATATCTACGGGTGATAAAAGGAGTGGAAAAAGTCTAAAAAATAGATTTATAATGAATTAATTTATAATTAATTGATTTATAAAAAATTAATTTATAATTAACTGATCTATAAAAAATTAGTTTATAACTAACCGATCTATAATAAATTAGTTTATATAACATGCATGCACAACATATATTAAACAATATAAAAAAAGAAATATACTAATATAACTAACTTAGGCGATCAGGTACTTTCTGTCCTTAATCTGAGCCCTGCTGTCCACACCGAGGATTTCAGCGATTTCAACGCCTTCGCTTCCTACGTCGGAAAGACGGGTGTACATTTCAGTTTTTGAGATATACTTCTCGGTTCTTGTCCCGTCAGCTTCTTCCATTTTGATGGTAATTTCTTCTTTATTATGCCCTTTTGCCAAACATTCATGGACGATCACACCGTACTGTTCGGCAATCACTTTCAGGCAGTCAAAAATCTGGTTTGTAGGTACTGCATCCTCTTCGTCAAGCAGGACCTTTGAAAGGGTATAGGTTCGGAGATTTTCCCGGAGATACCTCTGGACCTTCTCCGGAATTTTGGCAAGGACTTCCATATCTATAAATGCTCCAAGCTCTTTGTCAGCAGTAATCTCCCTTTCATCTTCATATACGAAGTACTTGAGCCCACCGCCTTCGATCCTGAACTTCCGGTTTGCTTTTTTATTTTCAAAAATAAGACGGATATTTTTCTCGCTGTCATATTCAAGGGAACTTACGAGAAACTCGGAGAGGTCCTGCATTTTTATTTTCTCTTCTTTTCGCAGGATTCCTGTCTTTGTCCATCCTGGCAGGCTAAAGCTACCAATAAGCCTCTCTACTGTCAGAGGCTCTTCTGTAAACCAGAGTCTATAATAGTATTTCAGGCCTGAGAACTCACCTTCCATTCCCCCTGAAACTCCATTTATACTGCTGGAAAGCTCAAATCTTTTTTCTGCTCCATATATTCCTGAAATAAAAAATGGAGTGAGAACTTCAAGGACCTTACTCTCAATTTTTTGATATTCATGCGCAGCCTCACTCTCTATTTTTTTGGACTCAATTTCTAGAATTTCATACTTTCGCCCGAGATTTTCACTGCAGGTGATCAGGATTGCGTCAGCACAGGGTATTAAATCCTCAGTACCTATGTCATTTACCAATTTCTTTATCAGTGAGTTGAGTTTCTCTTCAAAAATATTCATTCCAGTAATTCTGTTGTTCAATTCATGGAGCGCTTCTTTATTTTTGCACTTGAGTTCTATTATGGAATTTTCCAGAGGGATTACTCGGGCAGTTATGTCTATGAATGATTTTAGATCTTCAATGAAATCCCTCTGTACCGGCAGTTCCGTGGAGTCCTGGTAAATATATTTCATAAAAAGCACCCTGGATATCTGAACTAACTCTTAAAATATTCTATGCCTTATAGCTATATAACATTTTATCCAGTATCTTTGTATGCTACTTTATAATGTTGTATTCTCCCCGTAAGAATGTACATTCATTCCGGATTTTTCTAAAGTTTCCCGGAAGGGATTTTCCCTTCCGGAATTCAGATAAGAACTTTTCGGACAGGGTCCAGAATCTCATTTATATATTTTGCAGCTGCATTTTTAAGGTCCATTGGGTGGACTTTTTCTTCTATAAATTCACTTTCCATCTCAGCATAACTGTGGTATGTGAGGTTTCCACCGAATTTTTCAGGTCTTTCAATAACAACTGTCTCGTATCTTGGGATGATATGATAGCGGAAAAGAGCAAGAATCGGGTTTTCTTCTACGTCTCCTATCTTGCAGAAAGCTTTCTTAAACTTCCTGTAGATCTCTTCTTTCGTATCATCTACTGAAATAAAATTCTCCTTTGAAGAAGCCATCTTGGTTCCGTCAAGCCCAAGGAGAATAGGAGTATGAATACAAATCGGTGTTTCAAATCCGAGGTTCTTTAAATTTTCGCGGGCAAGCATATGGATTTTTCTCTGGTCAATCCCTCCAACCGCCACATCCACCCTAAGCATGGCAATGTCAACAGCCTGCATCAGAGGATATACCATCTGGGAAACCGTCGGGTCATCCATTGCACGCCCGACTTCGTCCATACTCCTCTTTGCCCTGTTAAGGGTGACTGTTCTTGAAAGTTTGAGCACATTTAACATGTACTCGGCTCCCAGCTGGAAGTCTGACCCGTAAACGAAATCAGTTTGTATTTCATCAAGCCCGAGAGCGATAAAGCAGCGCCTGTTGTAGTCTGCAATCTTCCGGACTTCTTCCAGAGTGCCTTTCCTGTTCAGATAAGCGTGTACATCTGCAAGCAGGACAGTGATCTTGAACCCTGCTTTTTGCAAATCTATTAACTTGTTTACGGTAAGGACGTGCCCCATATGGATTTTTCCGCTCGGTTCGTATCCTACATAAGCACGGGGAGCTTCTTTATTGTTTAGGAGTCCTTCCAGTTCTTCTTCGGTTACAATTTCCTGAACATTTCTTCTTATAAGCTCAAGTCTGTCCATTGCGTCTACATTCCTTTTATTTTCTTATTCTGAAAAACTCATTTTCTATTAATAAGTTTCTCTAAAAACGGTATCCCTTCTTCGGATTTGAATTTCGGGATTTCCCAGTTCTGGGTTATTTTTCTTCGCAGGGATTTTTCCTCTTTGCCAGATTCCGGATTAAATCCCTGGATTTCCCATTCTTCTTTTGAGATAATGATGCCTCTCCTCTGCCAGGCAGGAAGTGCCGCAAGATTGATTCCTCTCTCAAAAAGCATCTCGTGGATTTCCCATTCCTTTTTTCCTCTCAGACACTTTGCAGCTTCATTTTTCCCTGCGCCTTTGTTCCTGAGGGTATAGTAACCCCAGGCTGCCACAAAGTTGCGCCAGGCTTCCAGTTGCCTCCAGTGAAAGTACTCTGGGATTTCTTCTTTTTGAAGAGCCACCAGTCTGGAATCAAAAGCTATGGGTTCTTCAAGCCGCAGTTTTATCGTAAGAGCACTTCCTAGAAAGCTCGCCACAACAGTGTCAATTTTTTCCACTCTACCGTCAAAAGGAAGGTCTGTGAACAGAAAGCTGATTTCATCTGAAAAAGTATAGGCAAAAAGAGGGCTTAAACCACTTTTTTTAATAAATAGTTCGGCAGTGTCCGCCATCGCTCTGGCGAAGGTTTTATCGTAGGGTTTCTCAAAGCCCAGGCCTGAAAGTGTATTTTTGAAATTCCTGCCGTCAGCGCGCAAGACCACTGGCGGGATACAGCGCATTTCAGCATAGATTTCCCGGGTTTTCATATACCTTTTCTAAAGACCATTCAGTCTTCTTTCCTCTTTTTGTATCTCTGGATTACGTCTCTGATTATGATAATATCTGCTGCTGTTATAACCCACCGGTAGGGAATAATAATACCTCTGCTGCTAAGATCAAAAAGTTCCCTGTTAATGTCCGAAACAGCAAGTCCTGTAACTTTCTGTTCCTCTACATCAATTACAAGGTCCTGCAACTTCCCTACATAAACACCATTGTTTGTGTATATGTTTAGGCCAAAGAGTGATGTGAGTTCTGCGCGCATTATATCCCTGCTCTATTAATTAATTTAAGTTATATATGCATCCTAAATTTATTTAAATCTCTTCCTCTACCTTATATGAAAAACATACTTATATATCTTACAGTTTTACCAGCCTCTTTTCCCTATAAAGAATATATTTCCAGATTTTTATATCTCCAGCTGAGAGATTTCCCTTCTTATTGTTTCTGAGGAGTTTTTGAGTGTCTCATACTGGCTTTCGTCAAGTTTGAGTTCCAGGATTTCTTCTATCCCGTTTGCTCCCAGTTTTACGGGCACACCGAAGTAAATTCCTTCCTGGCCATACTGCCCTTCAAGATATGCAGACGCCGGAAGAATGCGTTTTGAATCTTTAAGCACGGTTTCTGCCATACACACAATGGCCGCAGACGGGGAATAAAAGGCACTGCCCTGTTTGAGAAGCCCTACTATTTCGGCTCCTCCATTCACTGTCCTTTCTACAAGCCTGGCAATTGTCTCTTCCGGAAGTAGTTCTGGAAGCGGAACTCCCGACACTGTTGTATACTGGGGGAGGGGAACCATAAGGTCTCCGTGGCCTCCTATAACCATTGCCTCAACATCCTTTTTCGAACACTTTAGTTCTTCTGCTATAAAGCTTGCAAAACGACCTGCATCAAGAACTCCGCTCATCCCGAAGACCTTTTTTGGTTCAAAGCCCGTTGCTTTCATAGCTACATATGTTATAATGTCAAGTGGGTTTGTGACGTTTATTACAATAGAATTTGGAGCATACTTTGCAATATTTCGGGAGACCTCTCCTATTATTTTTGAATTGGTTTTTGTAAGGTCTTCCCTGTTCATTCCGGGTTTTCTTGCAATCCCGGCTGTAATTATCACAAGGTCAGAGTCTGCAATGTCAGCATAATCGTTAGTACCTGTTACTTGTGTATCGTACCCATTTATTGCCCCTGCCTGCATGAGGTCAAGGGCTTTTCCCTGTGGTAGCCCTTCCACAATATCTATCATGACAACTTCGCCAGGTTCCAGTTCGGCCAGCCGCTGGACTGTTGTCGCACCTACATTTCCTGCACCAATTACGGAAATTTTAGACATTACTTGCACACCTGTATCAAAGATTTATTTGCAGGATGCTTTCCTAATTCCTGCCTTTAAAACTCGATCCTGAATTTCTAATTGGTCTGGTGGTAACTATATCTTGGTATTTATTTTTTTGGCTTTTTAGAAATCCCTACCTGTGTTTTTTCCCCAATCTTATTAAGTTGAACTTTATAAGCTCTCTTTATATTTTGCCCCCGCAAAGAATTAAAAAGTACTTTTATTATTACTTTCAAAGTATATTAATCTTGTCGGTTTGAATCCGAAACGATTCCTCACAGCAAGGTTGACTCTTAAATATATGTCAAAAATAATTTTCCCGGATTAAGATCTGTTTAGCGAGCAGTTTACCTCTTCTGATCGTTTATTGCATGTTTCACAGTTTGTAAAATCAACTTTCTGTGTTCTATATCACTTTCAGTCCTCATGCAGTATTTTTATTAAAGATCACCTCCAATGGTTCAGGGGAAAAATGCTAAAGAACACATATATTCACATTCCGGGCGTTGGAAAAGCCCTCGAGCAGAAAATCTGGGCTTCAGGAATAAATACCTGGGACGAGTTCCTGGAAATGGAAGATAGTATCTCAATTCCTTCTTTAAGGAAAACCAGAATATGCGACGAAATAAAAATATCTTCTAAGCATCTGGATGAAAGAGACTGCTTCTTTTTTTCACAGCGTCTGCCTTCTGCGGAACACTGGAGGGCTTATTCTTTGTTTTCAGATTCTGTCGCTTTCTTTGATATCGAAACCACAGGGCTTTCCCCCAGCAGGGATAGGATAACAGTTGTTGGAATCTATGACGGAAATGAGTCCAAAATGTATGTAAGGGGGATTAATCTTGGTGATATTGTGGAGGAATTCTCAAAATACAGGCTTCTTGTATCTTTTAACGGAGCCCGCTTTGATATTCCTTTCATAAAATCCGAATTTCCCGAAATAGAATTCAAGCAGCTCCATATCGACCTGATGTATCCACTCAGGCGTATCGGGTACAGTGGGGGTCTCAAAAATATCGAAAAGCTGCTTGGAATCTGCAGAAGTGAGGATACGATTGGAATGGACGGATTTGATGCGGTCCGGCTCTGGAGACAGTATGAGAAGGGTGACAGGGAAGCGCTGGACCTGCTTCTTAAATATAACCGGGAGGATATAGTAAATCTGAAAACTATTATTGAACTTACTTACCCTAAAATGGTTGAAAAAGCTTTGAAGACGTGAAACAGTGTAATCTTCCTATCAGCGTGTCGCCAAAAAGTAGAAATGTCAGCAATAAGTATATATTGTCAGTTAATAAATTATGCACTCATATTGCTGTTCTGGATTTTGGCCTTACTGATTCACTGCTAGCTTTTATGGCAAAATCTTGTATGTAATTGAATAGGCTCTCTGTGGTATTGAACGTTATCTGTATGCTCTAAAAGAAAGGGGAATTCAATGGCAGTAACACTGAAATTTGGGGATAAAGTCACTGTAGCGGATGTAAGAAAACTCCACGACATGGAAGATGTGGTGTTTGACAGGGAATGGTTTGAAAGGGTAGATGAAAGAAATAAGGACATGTATTATATGTTCAGGGATCTTGCCAAAAGTGATGCTGATCTTGAGACCATTAAATCCCACCATCTCAGGTATGACATTACAAGAATCCCTCCCGGAATGCTTGGGTTGGAATACATTAAAACCGTAGGTCACTACCATCCTCATGTTCCCGGGACAGATGTATCCTATCCTGAAATTTACCAGGTGCTTGAAGGCTCTGCTATTTATTTGTTGCAGAAAGTGGAGCCTGGAGAAGAGGACATTGTTCTGGATGTGGTCGTAGTCAAAGCAGAAAAAGGAGATATGGTGCTTGTCCCACCCGGGTACGGGCATGTAACAATAAACGCTTCAGAAAAGACTCTTGAGATGGCAAACTGGGTTTGCCGTGATTTCTCTTCAGTCTATGAGCCTGTAAAAAGACTCTCTGGAGCTGCCTATTTCCTTCTTAATGATGGATTTGCCAAAAACCCCCTTTACAGGGATATCCCGCCCATTCGTTATGTTAAACCACTGAGCTTTGATGAACTGGGGCTTGATTCCGGAGAGTACATGTATGATCTTGTGCACAGAGTTGACAAACTAAGATTCTTAACGGCTCCTCAGGACTTTATGGGCTTCTTAGTGGGAGTGTTGTGAAAAGGATTTGAGTTTTTCATGATGTATATGATCTCACATTCGAATACATTTCTTCCCGAAGACTTCTCCGAGAAACCTTAGTTTTTATCTTTTACACAACTTATAATAGGTATAAATACTTTCAATTACTAGAGGGTTGAAATGCACAAAAATGGATACCGTATTCAGTTTACATCATCCAAAATCAGAGATCTCATGTACAGGACTACATTTGATCCGAAGAAAATGGATGGAGACGTCATACTTAATCTCTCGCTTATCGATAAAAAAGACCTGGACGATGTGCTCGGGATCTTCAAGATGGTAATCTCAAGCGGGCTTTCCGTGACCCCTTACGTAAAAGTAATTTCCGAAGGGGAATCAATCGGAAACCTGACCATTGAAAAAGGAAAAGTAGGGGTCGGGACGGTTTGCAGCATAACTATTGATGGAGTACTGCTAAAAGCAGGAATTCCTGTAAATCCGAAGCTTGGAGGGATTGTCCAGATCCGAAACGGGATCCCTGTACGTTTTACAGATGTGCTGACATATGTAAGTACAACTGTAGATCCCCTGGAAGTCCTGATGTCTCAGGGAATCACTTCCGTATCTGAAATGCTCAGGACAGGTTCAGGAAAGGTTCTCGCAAACCTTAGGGAAGCTCCCATGGTTGCACGAGATGCGATCGAAAGCAGCCTTTCAGACCTTCTGGATGCAGGCTTCAGTGGAATTCTGGAGGTAGGGGAACCGAACACAAGGGTTCTGGATGTCCCTATTGAGAGAGACCACCTTGGAATAGTCGTTATTGGAGGAACAAATCCGATGGCTGTTGTGCAGGAGTATGGAATTCCTATAGACACAAGTGCAATGTCAAGGTTAATTTCTTTTAAAGAAATGAGTCGGATTGAAGATCTTGTCTGAAGGCTGCTTTCCTCAGCCCAGAAACTCCTGTTCTTTATTACCTCCTCATTACCTCCTGCTCTTCATTACCTCCTCATTACCTCCTGTTCTTTATTACCTCCTCATTACCTCCTGTTCTTTATTACCTCCTCATTACCTCCTGCTCTTTATTACCTGAGCTTTGAATTTGTCTTTCGTCGAATCTGTCCTCCTATGAAAAGGTCAAGTTTTCGGGCAAATTCTTCTTTTGCGTTCTCAGGAATAGTTGCCCCTGCAGCAATATCATGCCCTCCGCCTGCACCGCCGACTTCTGCCGAGACAATTGACATTGCTTCAGATAGGTTTACTCCTTTGCGGATCAGGTCCTGCGTCCCTCTTGCTGAGACCTTAATTCCTCCCTCTGTGTTTGCAAAGGCAATAATCGGGAGATTTCTGTTTTCAACTATTGTGGAACTCATGCCTGCA
The Methanosarcina sp. WWM596 DNA segment above includes these coding regions:
- a CDS encoding PRC-barrel domain-containing protein, whose product is MRAELTSLFGLNIYTNNGVYVGKLQDLVIDVEEQKVTGLAVSDINRELFDLSSRGIIIPYRWVITAADIIIIRDVIQRYKKRKED
- a CDS encoding CARDB domain-containing protein, translating into MKVSYFYSLIYVLIITLLIPGIMPVVVVAAEDIPSEDDGNSTFLLPDLVIEEVSWNPTTPEVGTEVTISAMVKNQGDATSGATNLVFYSNGNKIGESSVPEIEAGNSEEISYLWTPETESAVEISAEVDEEDSVEESNEDNNIKTEGHITFKKNKSPDLIIDILDYPENPEPGKHQSIRISVKNQGTAAASETTKLVLYIDGSSVKEWDVPRLFRKESSYTSYTWIPTSQGTVEIRAVVDEENLLAESNEENNEKTATVTVAEEFLPDLIIEDIVPESDEGEVGKTLNLTMKVKNQGTVPSEETKAKYYINGTSPTQDDIQIPAISEGEETDVIFSLVPDREGQMELRVLIDSGTDVYESNENNNEFTKIIDVKTIFPDLIIESLSLNPAAPRIGDDITFTVSIKNNGLSDSASSELKYYINGINGTQDGKVSIPEIAVGETTTGIFHWAPEVEGNVDVRLVADSENTIREDDETNNELTRTVSISKQTTSSNEGNSGSSGSSSGSSSGSGSSSSGMGSGVSKEPARNVEVKELATRNIMSGYHVKYDFVQKVTCITYIEFDPKKNFKKTTATVEVLKEKSIFVQNQPPGRVYRQLNIWLGNKGAGSQDSLQNTYTGFKVEKEWIENNSVNESNVTLLWYDSKWKPLSTEKTSEDEDYVYFRAKTTAFSCFAISEYTGEEGTVETEEGIQETLRGWDDGGKAILDSSAEKEGGITKDPMKVAKILLAISLPLFMILVEYFVLKKKI
- a CDS encoding tyrosine--tRNA ligase, which codes for MDRLELIRRNVQEIVTEEELEGLLNNKEAPRAYVGYEPSGKIHMGHVLTVNKLIDLQKAGFKITVLLADVHAYLNRKGTLEEVRKIADYNRRCFIALGLDEIQTDFVYGSDFQLGAEYMLNVLKLSRTVTLNRAKRSMDEVGRAMDDPTVSQMVYPLMQAVDIAMLRVDVAVGGIDQRKIHMLARENLKNLGFETPICIHTPILLGLDGTKMASSKENFISVDDTKEEIYRKFKKAFCKIGDVEENPILALFRYHIIPRYETVVIERPEKFGGNLTYHSYAEMESEFIEEKVHPMDLKNAAAKYINEILDPVRKVLI
- the nrpRII gene encoding global nitrogen regulator NrpRII is translated as MHKNGYRIQFTSSKIRDLMYRTTFDPKKMDGDVILNLSLIDKKDLDDVLGIFKMVISSGLSVTPYVKVISEGESIGNLTIEKGKVGVGTVCSITIDGVLLKAGIPVNPKLGGIVQIRNGIPVRFTDVLTYVSTTVDPLEVLMSQGITSVSEMLRTGSGKVLANLREAPMVARDAIESSLSDLLDAGFSGILEVGEPNTRVLDVPIERDHLGIVVIGGTNPMAVVQEYGIPIDTSAMSRLISFKEMSRIEDLV
- the mdh gene encoding malate dehydrogenase, coding for MSKISVIGAGNVGATTVQRLAELEPGEVVMIDIVEGLPQGKALDLMQAGAINGYDTQVTGTNDYADIADSDLVIITAGIARKPGMNREDLTKTNSKIIGEVSRNIAKYAPNSIVINVTNPLDIITYVAMKATGFEPKKVFGMSGVLDAGRFASFIAEELKCSKKDVEAMVIGGHGDLMVPLPQYTTVSGVPLPELLPEETIARLVERTVNGGAEIVGLLKQGSAFYSPSAAIVCMAETVLKDSKRILPASAYLEGQYGQEGIYFGVPVKLGANGIEEILELKLDESQYETLKNSSETIRREISQLEI
- a CDS encoding glucose-6-phosphate isomerase family protein — its product is MAVTLKFGDKVTVADVRKLHDMEDVVFDREWFERVDERNKDMYYMFRDLAKSDADLETIKSHHLRYDITRIPPGMLGLEYIKTVGHYHPHVPGTDVSYPEIYQVLEGSAIYLLQKVEPGEEDIVLDVVVVKAEKGDMVLVPPGYGHVTINASEKTLEMANWVCRDFSSVYEPVKRLSGAAYFLLNDGFAKNPLYRDIPPIRYVKPLSFDELGLDSGEYMYDLVHRVDKLRFLTAPQDFMGFLVGVL
- a CDS encoding ribonuclease H-like domain-containing protein, translated to MLKNTYIHIPGVGKALEQKIWASGINTWDEFLEMEDSISIPSLRKTRICDEIKISSKHLDERDCFFFSQRLPSAEHWRAYSLFSDSVAFFDIETTGLSPSRDRITVVGIYDGNESKMYVRGINLGDIVEEFSKYRLLVSFNGARFDIPFIKSEFPEIEFKQLHIDLMYPLRRIGYSGGLKNIEKLLGICRSEDTIGMDGFDAVRLWRQYEKGDREALDLLLKYNREDIVNLKTIIELTYPKMVEKALKT
- a CDS encoding tRNA(His) guanylyltransferase Thg1 family protein, giving the protein MKTREIYAEMRCIPPVVLRADGRNFKNTLSGLGFEKPYDKTFARAMADTAELFIKKSGLSPLFAYTFSDEISFLFTDLPFDGRVEKIDTVVASFLGSALTIKLRLEEPIAFDSRLVALQKEEIPEYFHWRQLEAWRNFVAAWGYYTLRNKGAGKNEAAKCLRGKKEWEIHEMLFERGINLAALPAWQRRGIIISKEEWEIQGFNPESGKEEKSLRRKITQNWEIPKFKSEEGIPFLEKLINRK
- a CDS encoding DUF5518 domain-containing protein, with amino-acid sequence MGRTISGALIGLVCTLIFYFIPFVNSVAPLLGGLLAGYYADGGFGGGLKSGVLMTIFMIIPGFLLGGILGVVLRDTPVLGGFVAASALIFTVVIVAHTAITGIIGSVVGALLAGRKMV